A region of Betta splendens chromosome 13, fBetSpl5.4, whole genome shotgun sequence DNA encodes the following proteins:
- the LOC114868186 gene encoding uncharacterized protein LOC114868186 isoform X1 — protein MASGPPVVTEMEELRRRANRITDESLESTRRMLQEVEESKDAGIKTVVRLYEQGEQLERIEEGMDAVHRDMREAEQNLSHMAQCCGLCVWPMRRLKAFEESGAYRAVWGGDSAPGGAVSNQPPSSRVVDEKEQMIMSGGYVRRVTNDAREDEMEENLAHIGSIMGNLKSMALDMGHEIDTQNVQIERIQGEVGSRMKRGRRRRSGAMSASWHGDDEECRGAEAKSGFRSKPRFTFNEVRVLLEAVKRNRYVLLKKFNHGVSAETKKQTWTDITNQVNSLGESRREVRQIMKKWADLKCDGKRRIVALRGPNGSNLKKKKMGPVEKMVHKILTMTQRDGESEADVGKDDSFNPFTKKNKFPNPPPYSYLSLTDSSHSGPSGASADLSPLSSPEKELGGDAFHSSSDLDFGEDGERTSGFDENDDSMFSNLEPSSLDPLPENALMRVKPVYTYSRSNSQIYNQSSSRPAPGASSSVASAPSVFPSDSNAAPAPTSCSSTTSAVAPPSSSSLAPPTSSAVSDSAPSAAVPSSSSGASSASAPSSAVNTHSPPTSSSGPLHPPTSGSNLSDPLPGGPFLCRPQDPVAQMASQSVQQQQASRVLLTSVSQSLEILAQSVQLLVETQQEFVQESLLLQKETVDILKDFSNTALTMLRDKTNSGHLATNHHPRPPSHF, from the exons ATGGCATCAGGTCCGCCGGTCgtgacagagatggaggagctACGGAGGAGAGCTAATAGGATCACGGATGAG tctcTGGAGAGCACGCGGCGGATGCTACAAGAGGTTGaagag AGCAAAGACGCTGGGATCAAAACTGTGGTGCGCTTGTATGAACAGGGAG agcagctggagcgcATCGAGGAGGGCATGGACGCCGTGCACAGGGACATGAGGGAGGCGGAGCAGAACCTGAGCCACATGGCCCAGTGCTGCGGTCTGTGCGTCTGGCCCATGAGGAG ACTCAAGGCCTTTGAGGAGAGCGGCGCTTACAGGGCCGTTTGGGGCGGGGACTCTGCTCCGGGCGGCGCCGTGTCCAACCAGCCGCCGTCGTCCCGGGTCGTCGACGAGAAGGAGCAGATGATTATGAGTGGAGGATACGTACGAAG GGTGACTAACGACGCCCGCGAGGACGAGATGGAGGAGAACCTGGCTCATATTGGCAGCATCATGGGAAACCTGAAGAGCATGGCTCTGGACATGGGCCACGAGATCGACACGCAGAACGTCCAGATCGAACGCATACAGGGAGAG GTGGGTTCACGTATGAAGAGGGGTAGACGCAGACGCAGCGGAGCCATGTCAGCCTCATGGCACGGTGATGACGAAGAATGTAGAGGTGCTGAAGCAAAATCAGGGTTCAGATCCAAACCGAGGTTCACCTTTAATGAGGTCAGAGTCCTGTTGGAGGCAGTGAAGAGGAACAGATACGTCCTCCTCA AGAAGTTTAACCATGGTGTGTCAGCTGAAACCAAGAAGCAGACCTGGACTGACATCACAAATCAGGTCAACAGTCTGGGAGAAAGTCGCAGAGAG GTGCGTCAGATCATGAAGAAATGGGCTGACCTGAAGTGTGATGGCAAGCGACGCATTGTGGCCCTGAGGGGCCCCAATGGCAGCaatctgaagaagaagaagatgggtCCTGTGGAGAAGATGGTTCACAAAATACTGACAATGACTCAGAGAG ATGGTGAaagtgaggcagacgttggaaAAGATGACAGTTTCAATCCATTCACGAAGAAAAACAAGTTCCCCAACCCTCCCCCTTACTCCTACCTCAGTTTGACAGACAGCTCCCACTCGGGGCCCAGTGGAGCCTCCGCAGACCTCTCCCCTCTGTCCTCGCCAGAGAAGGAACTTGGAG GTGATGCCTTTCATTCTTCATCTGACTTAGACTTCGGAGAAGACGGAG AACGAACCTCGGGCTTTGATGAAAACGACGACTCCATGTTCTCCAACCTGGAGCCTTCGTCTCTGGACCCGCTGCCTGAAAACGCCCTGATGAGGGTCAAGCCAGTTTACACCTACTCTCGGAGCAACAGCCAGATTTATAACCAGTCGTCCTCCAGGCCTGCACCCGGAGCCTCGTCCTCCGTGGCCTCCGCCCCCTCTGTTTTTCCTTCTGATTCCAATGCTGCTCCCGCTCCCACAAGCTGCAGCTCGACTACCTCAGCCGTCgctcccccctcttcctcctcgctcgcccctccTACATCTAGTGCAGTCTCTGActctgctccttctgcagcggtgccctcgtcttcctctggtGCTTCTTCAGCGTCCGCTCCCTCATCTGCAGTTAACACTCACAgtccccccacctcctcctctggcccCCTTCATCCCCCCACCTCAGGGTCCAACCTGTCTGACCCTCTGCCAGGTGGGCCATTCCTCTGCAGGCCCCAGGATCCCGTGGCCCAGATGGCCTCTCAgagcgtccagcagcagcaggccagcAGGGTGCTCCTCACCTCGGTGTCTCAGTCTCTGGAGATTTTGGCTCAGTCCGTTCAGCTACTGGTGGAGACCCAGCAGGAGTTTGTGCaggagtctctgctgctgcaaaaaGAGACAGTAGACATTCtcaaggatttctccaacaccGCATTGACTATGCTGAGAGACAAAACCAACAGCGGACATCTGGCCACAAACCATCATCCTCGTCCCCCTTCACACTTCTGA
- the LOC114868186 gene encoding uncharacterized protein LOC114868186 isoform X3, protein MSVPHCDVGAIIFFIQVYSGDWWFYVMLKYRIARRKLRQRPSSLSHPGHWVGLQDFSGSGGEMDNSSRIFNVPVGPSLDPRQGAPSRPSPVLHIGTKPALFPEQPLWRHQAAVAEPALPDVQRRLLMLNGGRFYCVGPMKKVGSRMKRGRRRRSGAMSASWHGDDEECRGAEAKSGFRSKPRFTFNEVRVLLEAVKRNRYVLLKKFNHGVSAETKKQTWTDITNQVNSLGESRREVRQIMKKWADLKCDGKRRIVALRGPNGSNLKKKKMGPVEKMVHKILTMTQRDGESEADVGKDDSFNPFTKKNKFPNPPPYSYLSLTDSSHSGPSGASADLSPLSSPEKELGGDAFHSSSDLDFGEDGERTSGFDENDDSMFSNLEPSSLDPLPENALMRVKPVYTYSRSNSQIYNQSSSRPAPGASSSVASAPSVFPSDSNAAPAPTSCSSTTSAVAPPSSSSLAPPTSSAVSDSAPSAAVPSSSSGASSASAPSSAVNTHSPPTSSSGPLHPPTSGSNLSDPLPGGPFLCRPQDPVAQMASQSVQQQQASRVLLTSVSQSLEILAQSVQLLVETQQEFVQESLLLQKETVDILKDFSNTALTMLRDKTNSGHLATNHHPRPPSHF, encoded by the exons ATGTCTGTCCCACATTGTGATGTTGGAGcaattattttctttattcaaGTATATTCTGGAGACTGGTGGTTTTATGTGATGCTGAAGTATCGTATCGCTCGACGGAAACTACGTCAAAGGCCTTCATCCCTTTCTCATCCTGGCCACTGGGTTGGATTACAGGACTTTAGtggt TCGGGTGGGGAAatggacaacagcagcagaatct TCAACGTGCCAGTAGGACCCAGTCTGGACCCGAGACAGGGCGCCCCCAGCAGGCCGAGCCCGGTACTGCACATAGGAACAAAACCCGCACTTTTCCCAGAGCAGCCTCTCTGGCGACACCAAGCGGCCGTAGCGGAACCTGCTCTTCCGGACGTCCAGCGACGTCTGCTGATGTTGAATGGTGGACGATTTTACTGTGTTGGCCCCATGAAGAAG GTGGGTTCACGTATGAAGAGGGGTAGACGCAGACGCAGCGGAGCCATGTCAGCCTCATGGCACGGTGATGACGAAGAATGTAGAGGTGCTGAAGCAAAATCAGGGTTCAGATCCAAACCGAGGTTCACCTTTAATGAGGTCAGAGTCCTGTTGGAGGCAGTGAAGAGGAACAGATACGTCCTCCTCA AGAAGTTTAACCATGGTGTGTCAGCTGAAACCAAGAAGCAGACCTGGACTGACATCACAAATCAGGTCAACAGTCTGGGAGAAAGTCGCAGAGAG GTGCGTCAGATCATGAAGAAATGGGCTGACCTGAAGTGTGATGGCAAGCGACGCATTGTGGCCCTGAGGGGCCCCAATGGCAGCaatctgaagaagaagaagatgggtCCTGTGGAGAAGATGGTTCACAAAATACTGACAATGACTCAGAGAG ATGGTGAaagtgaggcagacgttggaaAAGATGACAGTTTCAATCCATTCACGAAGAAAAACAAGTTCCCCAACCCTCCCCCTTACTCCTACCTCAGTTTGACAGACAGCTCCCACTCGGGGCCCAGTGGAGCCTCCGCAGACCTCTCCCCTCTGTCCTCGCCAGAGAAGGAACTTGGAG GTGATGCCTTTCATTCTTCATCTGACTTAGACTTCGGAGAAGACGGAG AACGAACCTCGGGCTTTGATGAAAACGACGACTCCATGTTCTCCAACCTGGAGCCTTCGTCTCTGGACCCGCTGCCTGAAAACGCCCTGATGAGGGTCAAGCCAGTTTACACCTACTCTCGGAGCAACAGCCAGATTTATAACCAGTCGTCCTCCAGGCCTGCACCCGGAGCCTCGTCCTCCGTGGCCTCCGCCCCCTCTGTTTTTCCTTCTGATTCCAATGCTGCTCCCGCTCCCACAAGCTGCAGCTCGACTACCTCAGCCGTCgctcccccctcttcctcctcgctcgcccctccTACATCTAGTGCAGTCTCTGActctgctccttctgcagcggtgccctcgtcttcctctggtGCTTCTTCAGCGTCCGCTCCCTCATCTGCAGTTAACACTCACAgtccccccacctcctcctctggcccCCTTCATCCCCCCACCTCAGGGTCCAACCTGTCTGACCCTCTGCCAGGTGGGCCATTCCTCTGCAGGCCCCAGGATCCCGTGGCCCAGATGGCCTCTCAgagcgtccagcagcagcaggccagcAGGGTGCTCCTCACCTCGGTGTCTCAGTCTCTGGAGATTTTGGCTCAGTCCGTTCAGCTACTGGTGGAGACCCAGCAGGAGTTTGTGCaggagtctctgctgctgcaaaaaGAGACAGTAGACATTCtcaaggatttctccaacaccGCATTGACTATGCTGAGAGACAAAACCAACAGCGGACATCTGGCCACAAACCATCATCCTCGTCCCCCTTCACACTTCTGA
- the LOC114868186 gene encoding uncharacterized protein LOC114868186 isoform X2 has translation MASGPPVVTEMEELRRRANRITDESKDAGIKTVVRLYEQGEQLERIEEGMDAVHRDMREAEQNLSHMAQCCGLCVWPMRRLKAFEESGAYRAVWGGDSAPGGAVSNQPPSSRVVDEKEQMIMSGGYVRRVTNDAREDEMEENLAHIGSIMGNLKSMALDMGHEIDTQNVQIERIQGEVGSRMKRGRRRRSGAMSASWHGDDEECRGAEAKSGFRSKPRFTFNEVRVLLEAVKRNRYVLLKKFNHGVSAETKKQTWTDITNQVNSLGESRREVRQIMKKWADLKCDGKRRIVALRGPNGSNLKKKKMGPVEKMVHKILTMTQRDGESEADVGKDDSFNPFTKKNKFPNPPPYSYLSLTDSSHSGPSGASADLSPLSSPEKELGGDAFHSSSDLDFGEDGERTSGFDENDDSMFSNLEPSSLDPLPENALMRVKPVYTYSRSNSQIYNQSSSRPAPGASSSVASAPSVFPSDSNAAPAPTSCSSTTSAVAPPSSSSLAPPTSSAVSDSAPSAAVPSSSSGASSASAPSSAVNTHSPPTSSSGPLHPPTSGSNLSDPLPGGPFLCRPQDPVAQMASQSVQQQQASRVLLTSVSQSLEILAQSVQLLVETQQEFVQESLLLQKETVDILKDFSNTALTMLRDKTNSGHLATNHHPRPPSHF, from the exons ATGGCATCAGGTCCGCCGGTCgtgacagagatggaggagctACGGAGGAGAGCTAATAGGATCACGGATGAG AGCAAAGACGCTGGGATCAAAACTGTGGTGCGCTTGTATGAACAGGGAG agcagctggagcgcATCGAGGAGGGCATGGACGCCGTGCACAGGGACATGAGGGAGGCGGAGCAGAACCTGAGCCACATGGCCCAGTGCTGCGGTCTGTGCGTCTGGCCCATGAGGAG ACTCAAGGCCTTTGAGGAGAGCGGCGCTTACAGGGCCGTTTGGGGCGGGGACTCTGCTCCGGGCGGCGCCGTGTCCAACCAGCCGCCGTCGTCCCGGGTCGTCGACGAGAAGGAGCAGATGATTATGAGTGGAGGATACGTACGAAG GGTGACTAACGACGCCCGCGAGGACGAGATGGAGGAGAACCTGGCTCATATTGGCAGCATCATGGGAAACCTGAAGAGCATGGCTCTGGACATGGGCCACGAGATCGACACGCAGAACGTCCAGATCGAACGCATACAGGGAGAG GTGGGTTCACGTATGAAGAGGGGTAGACGCAGACGCAGCGGAGCCATGTCAGCCTCATGGCACGGTGATGACGAAGAATGTAGAGGTGCTGAAGCAAAATCAGGGTTCAGATCCAAACCGAGGTTCACCTTTAATGAGGTCAGAGTCCTGTTGGAGGCAGTGAAGAGGAACAGATACGTCCTCCTCA AGAAGTTTAACCATGGTGTGTCAGCTGAAACCAAGAAGCAGACCTGGACTGACATCACAAATCAGGTCAACAGTCTGGGAGAAAGTCGCAGAGAG GTGCGTCAGATCATGAAGAAATGGGCTGACCTGAAGTGTGATGGCAAGCGACGCATTGTGGCCCTGAGGGGCCCCAATGGCAGCaatctgaagaagaagaagatgggtCCTGTGGAGAAGATGGTTCACAAAATACTGACAATGACTCAGAGAG ATGGTGAaagtgaggcagacgttggaaAAGATGACAGTTTCAATCCATTCACGAAGAAAAACAAGTTCCCCAACCCTCCCCCTTACTCCTACCTCAGTTTGACAGACAGCTCCCACTCGGGGCCCAGTGGAGCCTCCGCAGACCTCTCCCCTCTGTCCTCGCCAGAGAAGGAACTTGGAG GTGATGCCTTTCATTCTTCATCTGACTTAGACTTCGGAGAAGACGGAG AACGAACCTCGGGCTTTGATGAAAACGACGACTCCATGTTCTCCAACCTGGAGCCTTCGTCTCTGGACCCGCTGCCTGAAAACGCCCTGATGAGGGTCAAGCCAGTTTACACCTACTCTCGGAGCAACAGCCAGATTTATAACCAGTCGTCCTCCAGGCCTGCACCCGGAGCCTCGTCCTCCGTGGCCTCCGCCCCCTCTGTTTTTCCTTCTGATTCCAATGCTGCTCCCGCTCCCACAAGCTGCAGCTCGACTACCTCAGCCGTCgctcccccctcttcctcctcgctcgcccctccTACATCTAGTGCAGTCTCTGActctgctccttctgcagcggtgccctcgtcttcctctggtGCTTCTTCAGCGTCCGCTCCCTCATCTGCAGTTAACACTCACAgtccccccacctcctcctctggcccCCTTCATCCCCCCACCTCAGGGTCCAACCTGTCTGACCCTCTGCCAGGTGGGCCATTCCTCTGCAGGCCCCAGGATCCCGTGGCCCAGATGGCCTCTCAgagcgtccagcagcagcaggccagcAGGGTGCTCCTCACCTCGGTGTCTCAGTCTCTGGAGATTTTGGCTCAGTCCGTTCAGCTACTGGTGGAGACCCAGCAGGAGTTTGTGCaggagtctctgctgctgcaaaaaGAGACAGTAGACATTCtcaaggatttctccaacaccGCATTGACTATGCTGAGAGACAAAACCAACAGCGGACATCTGGCCACAAACCATCATCCTCGTCCCCCTTCACACTTCTGA
- the LOC114868186 gene encoding uncharacterized protein LOC114868186 isoform X4, which translates to MDNSSRIFNVPVGPSLDPRQGAPSRPSPVLHIGTKPALFPEQPLWRHQAAVAEPALPDVQRRLLMLNGGRFYCVGPMKKVGSRMKRGRRRRSGAMSASWHGDDEECRGAEAKSGFRSKPRFTFNEVRVLLEAVKRNRYVLLKKFNHGVSAETKKQTWTDITNQVNSLGESRREVRQIMKKWADLKCDGKRRIVALRGPNGSNLKKKKMGPVEKMVHKILTMTQRDGESEADVGKDDSFNPFTKKNKFPNPPPYSYLSLTDSSHSGPSGASADLSPLSSPEKELGGDAFHSSSDLDFGEDGERTSGFDENDDSMFSNLEPSSLDPLPENALMRVKPVYTYSRSNSQIYNQSSSRPAPGASSSVASAPSVFPSDSNAAPAPTSCSSTTSAVAPPSSSSLAPPTSSAVSDSAPSAAVPSSSSGASSASAPSSAVNTHSPPTSSSGPLHPPTSGSNLSDPLPGGPFLCRPQDPVAQMASQSVQQQQASRVLLTSVSQSLEILAQSVQLLVETQQEFVQESLLLQKETVDILKDFSNTALTMLRDKTNSGHLATNHHPRPPSHF; encoded by the exons atggacaacagcagcagaatct TCAACGTGCCAGTAGGACCCAGTCTGGACCCGAGACAGGGCGCCCCCAGCAGGCCGAGCCCGGTACTGCACATAGGAACAAAACCCGCACTTTTCCCAGAGCAGCCTCTCTGGCGACACCAAGCGGCCGTAGCGGAACCTGCTCTTCCGGACGTCCAGCGACGTCTGCTGATGTTGAATGGTGGACGATTTTACTGTGTTGGCCCCATGAAGAAG GTGGGTTCACGTATGAAGAGGGGTAGACGCAGACGCAGCGGAGCCATGTCAGCCTCATGGCACGGTGATGACGAAGAATGTAGAGGTGCTGAAGCAAAATCAGGGTTCAGATCCAAACCGAGGTTCACCTTTAATGAGGTCAGAGTCCTGTTGGAGGCAGTGAAGAGGAACAGATACGTCCTCCTCA AGAAGTTTAACCATGGTGTGTCAGCTGAAACCAAGAAGCAGACCTGGACTGACATCACAAATCAGGTCAACAGTCTGGGAGAAAGTCGCAGAGAG GTGCGTCAGATCATGAAGAAATGGGCTGACCTGAAGTGTGATGGCAAGCGACGCATTGTGGCCCTGAGGGGCCCCAATGGCAGCaatctgaagaagaagaagatgggtCCTGTGGAGAAGATGGTTCACAAAATACTGACAATGACTCAGAGAG ATGGTGAaagtgaggcagacgttggaaAAGATGACAGTTTCAATCCATTCACGAAGAAAAACAAGTTCCCCAACCCTCCCCCTTACTCCTACCTCAGTTTGACAGACAGCTCCCACTCGGGGCCCAGTGGAGCCTCCGCAGACCTCTCCCCTCTGTCCTCGCCAGAGAAGGAACTTGGAG GTGATGCCTTTCATTCTTCATCTGACTTAGACTTCGGAGAAGACGGAG AACGAACCTCGGGCTTTGATGAAAACGACGACTCCATGTTCTCCAACCTGGAGCCTTCGTCTCTGGACCCGCTGCCTGAAAACGCCCTGATGAGGGTCAAGCCAGTTTACACCTACTCTCGGAGCAACAGCCAGATTTATAACCAGTCGTCCTCCAGGCCTGCACCCGGAGCCTCGTCCTCCGTGGCCTCCGCCCCCTCTGTTTTTCCTTCTGATTCCAATGCTGCTCCCGCTCCCACAAGCTGCAGCTCGACTACCTCAGCCGTCgctcccccctcttcctcctcgctcgcccctccTACATCTAGTGCAGTCTCTGActctgctccttctgcagcggtgccctcgtcttcctctggtGCTTCTTCAGCGTCCGCTCCCTCATCTGCAGTTAACACTCACAgtccccccacctcctcctctggcccCCTTCATCCCCCCACCTCAGGGTCCAACCTGTCTGACCCTCTGCCAGGTGGGCCATTCCTCTGCAGGCCCCAGGATCCCGTGGCCCAGATGGCCTCTCAgagcgtccagcagcagcaggccagcAGGGTGCTCCTCACCTCGGTGTCTCAGTCTCTGGAGATTTTGGCTCAGTCCGTTCAGCTACTGGTGGAGACCCAGCAGGAGTTTGTGCaggagtctctgctgctgcaaaaaGAGACAGTAGACATTCtcaaggatttctccaacaccGCATTGACTATGCTGAGAGACAAAACCAACAGCGGACATCTGGCCACAAACCATCATCCTCGTCCCCCTTCACACTTCTGA
- the LOC114868186 gene encoding synaptosomal-associated protein 25-like isoform X5: MASGPPVVTEMEELRRRANRITDESLESTRRMLQEVEESKDAGIKTVVRLYEQGEQLERIEEGMDAVHRDMREAEQNLSHMAQCCGLCVWPMRRLKAFEESGAYRAVWGGDSAPGGAVSNQPPSSRVVDEKEQMIMSGGYVRRVTNDAREDEMEENLAHIGSIMGNLKSMALDMGHEIDTQNVQIERIQGEAGLNVSRIQSANQKAHSLMKR; this comes from the exons ATGGCATCAGGTCCGCCGGTCgtgacagagatggaggagctACGGAGGAGAGCTAATAGGATCACGGATGAG tctcTGGAGAGCACGCGGCGGATGCTACAAGAGGTTGaagag AGCAAAGACGCTGGGATCAAAACTGTGGTGCGCTTGTATGAACAGGGAG agcagctggagcgcATCGAGGAGGGCATGGACGCCGTGCACAGGGACATGAGGGAGGCGGAGCAGAACCTGAGCCACATGGCCCAGTGCTGCGGTCTGTGCGTCTGGCCCATGAGGAG ACTCAAGGCCTTTGAGGAGAGCGGCGCTTACAGGGCCGTTTGGGGCGGGGACTCTGCTCCGGGCGGCGCCGTGTCCAACCAGCCGCCGTCGTCCCGGGTCGTCGACGAGAAGGAGCAGATGATTATGAGTGGAGGATACGTACGAAG GGTGACTAACGACGCCCGCGAGGACGAGATGGAGGAGAACCTGGCTCATATTGGCAGCATCATGGGAAACCTGAAGAGCATGGCTCTGGACATGGGCCACGAGATCGACACGCAGAACGTCCAGATCGAACGCATACAGGGAGAG GCCGGTCTCAACGTGTCCCGCATCCAGTCTGCCAACCAGAAAGCCCACAGCCTCATGAAGCGATAG